Proteins encoded by one window of Emticicia oligotrophica DSM 17448:
- a CDS encoding ABC transporter ATP-binding protein: MKEKTIYKNPYFSLLKTAWKYAKHERKRYLLIYGMFAIANVVFSLNPILFGWFIDKIQHDFQHTIKYTVWYAVGYLGLKLLEWAFHGPARIMERQLAFNLSRNFLQEMYHQALHLPVKWHQDHHSGSTINRIRKAYEALKNFFQNGFMFLHALSKFVFSFGAMLYFSPLFGGIGILIGIFTVWVIFKFDKPFIKTLDEVNEKEHTISSTLFDSLSNIITVITLRLEKSMELGLMAKVKDLFPPFRKNVEINEWKWFTAEMLVGLTYVVITLGYVYQNYEPNKVFYVGGLVTLLGFVNQFTSVFHDVAWQYTEIVQYNTDVQTARSIADDYANNHRAETTIALPQKWQTISIDNLSFSHRDSYDEGHAPQSLHDISIKIQRGKKIAFIGESGSGKSTLLALLRGLYEPEANMKFEVDGKPFQMATLNETVTLFPQEPEIFENTIRYNITLGLPFEKDDVWKVCDEAYFTDTAKNLPNGLESSIQEKGVNLSGGQKQRLALARGILAAQTSEVVLMDEPTSSVDPKTEALIYERLFETFSDKAVISSLHRLHLLRYFDYVYVLSQGKIVAEGTFEVLKTTNPIFQELWKHQDVEG; this comes from the coding sequence ATGAAGGAGAAGACGATTTATAAAAACCCATATTTTTCATTATTGAAAACCGCTTGGAAATATGCCAAGCACGAACGTAAACGATACCTATTGATTTACGGTATGTTTGCAATAGCCAATGTGGTGTTTTCTTTGAACCCGATTTTATTCGGGTGGTTTATTGATAAAATTCAGCATGATTTTCAGCATACAATTAAATATACGGTTTGGTACGCCGTAGGTTATCTTGGCCTAAAGCTTTTAGAATGGGCGTTTCATGGCCCTGCACGAATCATGGAGCGACAATTAGCTTTTAATTTAAGTCGAAATTTCTTGCAAGAAATGTATCATCAAGCTTTGCATTTACCCGTAAAATGGCACCAAGACCACCACAGTGGCTCAACCATTAACCGAATTCGGAAAGCTTATGAGGCACTTAAAAATTTCTTTCAAAATGGTTTTATGTTTCTACATGCACTTTCAAAGTTTGTGTTTTCGTTTGGGGCAATGCTCTATTTTTCGCCTCTTTTCGGAGGAATTGGTATTTTGATTGGCATCTTTACGGTTTGGGTCATTTTTAAGTTCGATAAACCTTTCATCAAAACGCTTGATGAAGTAAATGAAAAAGAACACACGATTTCTTCAACTCTTTTTGATAGTCTTTCAAACATCATTACCGTCATTACGCTTCGATTAGAAAAAAGTATGGAGTTGGGTTTAATGGCAAAAGTGAAGGATTTATTTCCACCTTTTCGCAAAAATGTGGAGATTAATGAATGGAAATGGTTTACGGCCGAAATGCTCGTTGGTCTCACGTATGTGGTGATTACGTTGGGTTACGTGTATCAAAATTACGAGCCAAATAAGGTTTTTTATGTAGGTGGTTTAGTTACATTGTTGGGCTTTGTGAATCAGTTTACTAGTGTTTTTCATGATGTGGCTTGGCAATACACCGAAATTGTGCAGTACAATACCGATGTGCAAACGGCTCGCTCGATTGCTGACGATTATGCCAATAATCACCGAGCAGAAACGACCATTGCTTTGCCACAAAAATGGCAAACAATTTCGATTGATAATCTAAGTTTTTCGCACCGAGATTCGTATGATGAAGGTCACGCTCCGCAGAGTTTACATGATATTTCGATAAAGATTCAACGAGGTAAGAAAATTGCATTTATTGGTGAAAGCGGTAGTGGAAAAAGTACGCTACTTGCCTTATTAAGAGGGCTTTATGAGCCAGAAGCGAATATGAAATTTGAAGTTGATGGAAAACCCTTTCAGATGGCAACGCTCAACGAAACCGTAACGCTATTTCCGCAAGAACCTGAGATTTTTGAGAATACGATTCGCTATAATATTACACTTGGATTACCTTTTGAGAAAGATGATGTTTGGAAGGTTTGTGATGAAGCTTATTTTACTGATACGGCCAAAAATCTTCCCAATGGCTTAGAATCAAGTATTCAAGAAAAAGGAGTCAATCTTTCGGGTGGACAAAAGCAACGTTTGGCTTTGGCTCGTGGAATTTTGGCCGCCCAAACCAGTGAAGTGGTGCTGATGGACGAACCAACGAGCAGCGTTGACCCCAAAACCGAAGCATTGATTTATGAGCGTTTGTTTGAAACTTTCTCCGATAAAGCAGTCATTTCTTCGCTTCATCGTTTGCATTTACTTCGCTATTTCGATTATGTGTACGTACTCAGTCAAGGGAAGATTGTAGCCGAGGGTACTTTCGAGGTTTTAAAAACTACAAATCCAATTTTTCAAGAACTTTGGAAACATCAGGATGTGGAGGGGTGA